Proteins found in one Pseudomonas sp. P8_241 genomic segment:
- a CDS encoding Asp/Glu racemase: protein MIKPYRIGQIVPSSNTTMETEIPAMLAARQLIRPERFTFHSSRMRMKQVRKEELAAMDGESDRCAVELSDAKVDVLGYACLVAIMAMGLGYHRQSEQRLRKATADNDANAPVITSAGALIEGLKVMGAKRIAIVAPYMKPLTELVVDYIREEGFEVVDWRALEIPDNLAVARHDPANLPAIVRDMNLEGVDVIVLSACVQMQSLGVVSQVEAETGKPVLTAAIATTYAMLKALNLEPIVPGAGALLSGAYK from the coding sequence GTGATCAAGCCTTATCGTATCGGCCAGATTGTGCCAAGTTCCAACACCACCATGGAAACCGAGATCCCGGCGATGCTGGCAGCACGCCAATTGATCCGCCCCGAACGTTTCACCTTTCATTCCAGCCGCATGCGCATGAAGCAGGTGCGCAAGGAAGAGCTGGCGGCAATGGATGGCGAATCCGATCGCTGCGCGGTCGAGCTGTCTGACGCCAAGGTCGACGTGCTGGGCTATGCCTGCCTGGTGGCGATCATGGCCATGGGCCTGGGCTATCATCGCCAGTCCGAGCAGCGGCTGCGCAAGGCTACCGCCGACAACGACGCCAATGCGCCGGTCATCACCAGCGCCGGCGCCTTGATCGAAGGCTTGAAAGTCATGGGCGCCAAACGCATTGCCATTGTCGCGCCGTACATGAAGCCGCTGACCGAGCTGGTAGTGGATTACATTCGCGAAGAAGGTTTCGAGGTAGTGGATTGGCGCGCCCTGGAAATTCCCGACAACCTGGCCGTCGCCCGCCACGACCCGGCCAACCTGCCCGCCATTGTGCGCGACATGAACCTTGAAGGCGTGGATGTGATCGTTCTGTCGGCCTGCGTGCAGATGCAATCGCTGGGAGTGGTCTCACAAGTCGAGGCCGAAACCGGTAAACCGGTACTCACCGCCGCCATCGCCACCACCTACGCCATGCTCAAGGCACTGAACCTGGAGCCCATCGTTCCGGGTGCGGGCGCGCTGCTGTCTGGCGCTTATAAATAG